In the genome of Carya illinoinensis cultivar Pawnee chromosome 13, C.illinoinensisPawnee_v1, whole genome shotgun sequence, the window GggagagaacaaaaaaaaaaaaaatgaatataaaaaatgaagaaattctgTAACAACTATACATACAACGGTAAGATTTAAGATTAGCCAGCAATAGCCCCTAAATCAATCACAGCTTCTGAAGTTATTGTTCTTGCCTACATCAACCACCTGAGCGATCATGTTTCAGACAGAGCATCTGAATTATACCCAGTTGGAGTTGGAGCTGGGGTTGTGGAATCCGAGCTGAGAAAACCGCCTCCAGTCGCCTCGGAGTGCTTTTGTCGGATCCCACCCACCACCACGACACCAATTGCTCCTGCGATTGCTTTGACTATTCGACGCTTGACCCCGCCTCGCCTCGGAGGTAGTCTCTGATTCTTTGCGTTCTTCGCTTTCGGCTCTGcgatcatcattttcttcaagtctgTATACATAGCGTCGAAgagatatagagagagagagagagagagagagagagagagaaagaggtgaAGCAGAGTAGGGAGAACTCTGCCGTTAATTTTCAGTACTGAGGCGTGCGATACTCCCTCTCGCGCGTGAGCACTTATTTATATGTTTTCGGAAACTTGGGGCGCAAGATTGATTGCATAATCTTGTTTAGCAGTGAGATTATGGTTTTACAGTGTTTTcatgttatttgtttttaaggCAATGCAAAGTtctattacaattttaaaaaagaaatgaatttatttattttgacaaTTATATTGTCTAAGAATGTGACAaatgtttctatttttaaagGGTCTTAGTTGTTCATGTGAATTTTACCCAAAAAATAAGTTCATTGGGTCATAAACTCTGTTAAAGTAATCTAAGAGGGCTAATTAGTTCTAAGAAAAGTGTTATAACacaagaaaattttgtaaatataaatttataaattaatataagtttatataatatgttagatataatttataataaaaataattttattatctaacatactatatcaaatcatatcaatttataaatttattttataaaatttttttcgaCTAAATTATTTATCAAATTCTAAATAAACAACACTAAAAACCTCTGTATTTAATGCCATAATTAATATTACTTTGTATAGCAATAAAAATAAGTCCTAACCTTAAAGGATAAGTACTGCTACGGTGCCAATACTCCACTCCGCCTGAAACCAAACTCGTAATGAACAGTAATGGTCCCCCAAGCTGACGCTATGAGACAATGATGTCAGGGACAAACATCATTATAAGTTATTAATTATTTCCGTACATTCTTTTAACTTCAAATGGTAAAATTATTCGTTAAAGACAGTGATCAATAGATAATGATTTGTTAGTATCGTTCCAATCCATcttattatcataattttttaaaaaattttatttaaaattaaataaataacttaaaattttcaaattttaaaataaaaataatattaaaaaatattttaataatattttattaaattttaataatatttttattcaacttttaaatttaatatcaactcatctcatttgtaaaaataaataaaacaacttCTAATGGCACTTCATTTCacctaggggtgtcaaatcgtgttaacgggtcgtgttcgtatcgtgtcaaaacatgtatattatagtatataggtaaaccctaacctgacccgttaaacttatcgtgtcaaaatctcaaaccctaacccaatccgttaacataacgtgtcatgtcgtgtcaacccgttttgacccattagtgaatattactaaataggttGACACGAAACAATATGACccattttaaattgtttatgtaaatgtgttgaatatgtttgaaattaacctgtttgacttgattaaatttaatataattttctataaatgttaaaattataatatttataaaaattataaaactaactacaagtctaaaattataatctaaacaataaaaatatcgaaattaaaattgtaacaattttacttttgggtaaaagggtataattgtaactttaactttcttaacgtgtcataatggGTTATAAcgagtcaaaacgggttgacctgtTATCAACCCgctaagcaatcgtgtcttaacgggtcaacccgttttgacccgaacccttTAAGaccaaaccctaacccgctattatcgtgtcgtgttcgtattgggttaacaggtcgtgtaacatattgccacccctaattTCACCCTACGAATTAAGTTAGAAGAAGAGATCTTGAATTCacattttactttaaaaatactTACCTATATATAGattcttttattaaaagataatgttaaatataatattttgatgtgtaAGTCTTATATACGCATTTTGAAAATTCATAGAATCCACTGTTGTAATGaagatttttcatatagatatatatatttacttaatttttttttaaaaaagaatacataaaaattatacagTTGCACAAGTTGtactaattattttcttaaaaaagtatataaaacaCGGCCTGTTTTATAATCTCTATATAActcttcaataaaatattattaaaacaatatattttttaaatacttcataaatattgtattttgcagcataaaataaataacaagtacCATACATGCACTGATGCAAAGCTCAataacaattatttttccaccAAGGAATTAAGAGTTAACGTCATTCAATGACCCATTGGATTAAGATTTCAGACAAGTTACGTGGACTAGTACTCTATTTAATTGTAAGTTTGCTGGAAAACCATGTCGCCGTGTCACCTATCAAGCTGAGGTCACGGTTCGTCGAGTgagaattaaataataaaaagaatattttataatattatatatataaattgataagTTTAAGTGATACAGTATGTTAAAtgtaaatatgttttatggTCAAGGAAAGAGTGTCATGCGCTTAATGAGTAAACTCTAATGCATAGCTAACAAGGAAGAGATAATAAAGAATCACCCGAGATAAgatgaataaataataaacttaataaAAGAAACTGTATAGAAAACATAATTATCTGTACTCAAGCACCAGTCgagtcttctctcttcttttctctctggAAAAGAAGAGGTGAATGTGTGCTGAGAGAGTGGAATGCACGAGGAGTCAGAAGGTGGTTATAACGGTAATGAGAGAGAAAGTCTTGGAGAAAAGGCAGAAAATTGTCCAAACAGGTGGCATCAGCGGTGGTAGGCAACCATGTATGTGAATGGTGTACGGAGCTGAGGTAGGGGAGAATGAAGGAACTAGAGGAAAAGTGGAGGAAGCTTCATTTAACGGAAGAGGAAGCAGCCGATATCATCTTTGAGGAGGATGAAGACGAGGAATTGAAATACAAAGAAGGGAGAAGTATAGTGGGGAAGGTCTGCACGCAGAGGGTAATTAGCAAGAGAGTGCTGAGCTCAACTTTAGCCAAAGTATGGAGAATCAGTAAACCAGCTCAGTTTCTAGAGGTAAGTCCAAATATCTTCGTGATTACATTTGGTACTGAGGCTGATAAGGATAGAGTATGGGAGGGGAGACCCTGGCTGTTTGATAACAGCTTGATTGCCATGAAGGCTTTCGATGGCTTTACTCCACCCTAAAAAATGGTGTTTAACTCGGAGAGCTTCTGGGTAAGAATGCATAATCTACCCTTAGCTTATATGACTAAATGCCGAGGAGAACAATTAGGAGGGACAGTGGGTCAAGTGGAAAGGGTAGACACGTTGGAAGATGGAAGTGGGTGGGGGCATTTCCTGAGAGTGCAAATAAGGTTAGACATAGTACAACCTATCCCAAGGGGAAGAACAATCAAAGTTAAGGGGGAGAGCATTTGGATGCCTTTTAGCTATGAAAAACTGCCTAAGATTTGCTTTGATTGTGGTTGTATGATGCATGGTGAGGAAGGGTGCGAAATGAAGGGAGAGAGTGGGCAAGGGGATGAGCAGTTTGGGGTCTGGCTAAGAGCCAGTCAAGGGATGAAATGGAAAGGATATAGCAGATATTTCAGGGAGGAGAAGGAAGAAGGAGCCGAAAGTAAGAACAAAAAAGTATGGGGTCAGGTTGAGAGAACAGAAGACACACCCAAGGGGGATAGGATGAACCCTGATGGAAAGCATACAGAAGATAGAAATATTCAAGGTATGAGGGAAGTAGATCTTAAAGGGGAGGATGGGGGGAGGGTAGTCAGAGTGTAGGAAAGGGGAAGTAGGGAAGTGGTATGGGAAAATAATTCAGGGAAGGGGATAGAAGAGGATGTAAGGGAGTTTTTGTTGGAGGTTCTAGAGGTGGGAAGGGGAGGAAGAGTGGAAGAGACTGAGCAAGCAGTAAACAAGGAGGGCGATTCAGGTTTCAAAGGAAATCTCAATTCCAAGAAAGGAACCTGAAAAAGAAGGACTAGAGCAAAGGGGTGTAACGAGGTGGAGGAGGGCTGGCTTGGAAGTGGAATTAAAAGATGCATGGTAGCAAAAGAGGGGGAAGAGCTAACTGATAAAGGAAAAAGGGCTAGAAGGGGGGAGATGGTGATGGGGTCAGATTTTTCAAACTTAGTGGCGGAGGCTGAAAATCAGCCCCACCATTCATTATGAAAATCataagctggaactgccgagagTTGGGGAACCCTCAGACAGTTCAAGATCTCTACAGCATAGCAGAGACATATAAACCCAATGTGTTCTTTATAATGGAAACAAAGAAGGGAGGGGACAGATTTGAATGGCTGAGAAGGAGGTTGAAGTGCTGTGGTTGCTTTACAGTGAATTCAATAGGAAGAGGGGGTGGACTAGTATTACTATGGGATGAGAAAGTGCATATTAACATAATGAATTTTTCACAAAGACATATTAGTGCGTGGGTCAGAGATGAAGACACACACGAGAAGTGGCTGTTCACTGGCTTTTATGGGCAGCCAGAGGTTGGGAGAAGGCAGGAAGCTTCAGATCTTTTAGCTTCTTTGAAACCAGAGGGGTCAAAAGGGTGGTGTCTAGTGGGGGATTTTAACGAAATCCTCACTACTGATGAGAAGGAAGGTGGAAGACCAAGGCCTGAGAAACAAATGGAGGCTTTCAGAGATGTTTTATCAAGATCTGATCTGCATGATCTGGGATGGAAAGGGGAGAAGTTCACATGGAGCAACATGCATGGAGATGAAACATTTACTAAAGAAAGATTAGATGGAGCAGTTGCAAACTCAAAGTGGCTGGATGTCTTCAATGAAGTATGGGTAGATATCTTGCCTGCAAGAACTTCATACCACAAGCCTATTCTGGTTCATGTGGTGAAAGGAAGGAGGAGGAGTTGGGTGGGAAAGAAAGGTTTCAAATATGAAGTAAGTTGGGCAATAGAGGAGGATTGTGAGGAGATAATAAGAGAGGGCTGGAAGAAGGTTGGAAGGGGCAGTAACCCTCTGGAATCAGTGAGTGAATTGTTAAAAAACAGTCAAAGGGCTTTACTGAGTTGGGTTAGTAAAAAAAGGAGAGGGGGAGAGAAGGAAATAGAGGAAAAAATAGCAAGACTGAAGCAACTTCAGGCAGCTGAAAGTCACCAGAACATTATTGAGATAAGAAAGGTCAAAGAGGAGGTGAGTAAGCTGTTGGAACAGGAGGATATAAGGTGGAGACAGAGGGCTAAGCTTAATTGGTACAAGCATGGGGATAAGAATACAAAATATTTCCACGCTTGTGCAAATCAAAGAAGGAAGAGGAATTTTATTAAGCAGGTCACCAATGAAAATAATAGGGTGGTTAGTGGCAGTAGAGAGGTTGAATACACATTCAGTCGTTATTTTGAAAAGCTGTTCAGCACTACCCTTCCCACATGTGCTGAGGTAGAAGAATGTTTAAGAAGTATGGAGCCAAGAGTGTCCAAGGAGATGAATGGTAAGTTAGCCAAGGAATTTACTAGAGCAGAAGTAGAAGTGGCTATGAAACAAATGTCCCCCCTGAAAGCTccaggaccagatggttttGGTGCATGTTTTTACCAAAACCACTGGAGTTTAGTGGCTGATGAGGTATGTGAGGCTGCTTTGGCAATACTAAATGGTAATGCTTGGTCTCATTCTCTCAATTACACTTATATAGTACTGATCCCTAAGGTAAAAGAGCCTAAGTTGGTGAGTGAGTATAGGCCGATTAGTTTGTGCAATGTTCTGTATAAACTAATTTCTAAAACCATCATCAACAGATTCAAGAAAGTGTTGTTTGTGATCATTGAACCAACTCAGTGTGCTTTTCTACCTAGAAGGCTCATCTCGGATAATGTCATGGTGGCATATGAGTTGATTCACTCTATGAAAACCAGAAAAAGGGGCAAAGTGGGGAATATGGCAGTCAAATTAGACATGTCTAAAGCTTATGATCGCATAGAATGGGTGTTCCTGGAAGCTGTCATGAAAAAGCTTGGGTTTTGTGAGAGATGGACCAGCCTGATAATGAAGTGTGTTTCTCAGTGACCTATTCAGTTCTTATTAATGGGCAGCCTGGTGGGAAATTTAGCCCTTCAAGGGGTTTAAGATAGGGTGATCTCTTATCACCCTATCTTTTCATCTTGTGTGCTGAAGGACTCAGCTGCCTTCTGAATAATGCAGAGAGGATGGGGGTCATTAGAGGGGTTAAAGTGACACGGGGCGGCACTTCTATAAATCATCTGTTATTTGCAGATGACTGTATACTGTTTGGTATAGCAACTATGGAGGAATGGAATAGTTTGCAAGGAATCCTAAAAGTGTATGAGAAGGCCTCGGGGCAGTttctaaacaaagaaaaaacttcaGTTTTCTTTAGCATTAACACACCTGGGGTTGTAAAGAGCAGTATACTTGCAGCAGGAAATTCAGTTGCTTGTGGGAGTTATGAGAGATATCTTGGGTTACCAGCAGTAGTGGGAAGATCAAAGTTTAACACCTTTAAAGTGTTGAAGACAAAATATGGCAAAAAATAGCCAATTGGAAGAACAACTTCCTGTCACAAGCAGGAAAAGAAGTGATGACTAAAGCTGTTTTACAGGCAATCCCTACATATACTATGAGTGTGTTCAAGCTGCCCATAAAACTGTGCAATGAGATTAACAATATGTTCTCCAAGTTCTGGTGGGGAAAACATCAAAAGGAAGGGGGATTCATTGGAGGAAATGGGAAAAAATGGCTAGCCAGAAAGGGAAGGGGGGTATGGGATTCAGGGACTTGGGGTGTTTTAATCTAGCACTACTtgctaaacaagggtggaggctCATTCAAGCCCCCAACTCTTTGGTCTCAGTGGTGTTTAGAGAAAAATACTACAAGCACTCTAATTTTCTAGAGGTGAGGGTTGGCTCTAAACCTTCTCTTATTTGGAAAAGTATTTGTGGGGCAAGGGAGTTGATCAAGGAAGGGATGAGATGGAGGGTGGGGGAtggaaaaaatataaacatatggGGGCACAAATGGCTGAAATCACCTACCTCATATTCAGTTCAGTCCCCAAGAGTAGCTCTTAATGCTGACTCTAAGGTGGAAGTTTTATTGACAGAAAACAAGGAAGAATGGAATGAGAATTTAGTTAAGACCATGTTCATGGAGGAAGAAGCATTGCAAATACTTAGTATACCCCTAAGTAGAAGCAAGAAAGAAGACAAGCTAATTTGGGGTTTaacaaaaaaaagagtttttacaGTAAGGAGTGCTTACTTTCTGCAGTTAGAtagaaggaagagagagagagggggggggggaatcaTCAGAGGAGAGGGAGACCGATGCTAGGTGGAAGGGAATTTAGGAGCTTGAGGTGCCTAATGTGGTCAAGGTATTTCTATGGAAGGCAGCAAATAACTTGTTACCTACTAGACTGAACCTGCACAAGAAAAAGGTAGCAAATGATCCTTTTTGCCTCATATGTCTTAGAGATGAAGAATCAGTAACACATGTGCTTTGGGAGTGTCAAGCAGCCAATGATGTCTGGGCTCTTAGTTTGAATGGGGTTCATAAGTGGAAAAGGGGAGGAATGGAGTTTCTGCAGTTATGGGAAAAGCTATTAGAAGGTCTAGACAAAAACAGGCTAGAGGAAGTGGCTGTGCAGATCAGAAGAGTTTGGCTTAGAAGGAACACTTTTGTGTTTGAAAACAAGCTCACATGCCCGAGAAGATTAGTCTCAGCTGCAACTGAGGCCTTAGAGGAATTCAAAAGAGCCAATAGAAGACAAGGGGCAGTAAACCAGCAGGATCACAGACCAAGTAGTAGAGCAGGGTGGGTCAAGCCCTCAGCAGAGTTTGTCAAGGTGAACTGGGACGCCTCCACAGATCTTAAGAGGAGGAGAATGGGCATGGGGGTGATCATGAGAGATGAGAATGCAGATCCTTTGCTAGCAGTTTGTGATAGCAGAAGCAATATTCTAACAGCAGAGGTAGCAGAATGCTATGCACTATGGAAGCCACTGCAGGTATGTAGCGAACTTAATGTGCAGAAAGTTATATTCGAGGGTGATGCAAAGGCAATTATAGAAGCTGTGAAGAACAATGAAGAGGATTGGTCTGATATAGATCCTTTAATTGAGGATATTAGAAATGTTTTATCAAATAGAAAGGATTGGTTTATACAGTTTGACTATAGAGAAAGAAATATTGTTGCACATAATTTGGCCAAAGCTGCCTTGAATTTGGTGAGGAAAGAGTTTGGTTGGAAGAGGTTCCAGATTGTATAGTTGATAGTATGGAACAAAACAGAATTTGTAAGAATTGATCTATATGAATGAAAGTTGaggttcttttcaaaaaataaaataaaataaaataaactgtaTATTGTCAAGGATGGAACACTTGAGTTTAAGTATTAAGAAGTATTGAGGTatgttatgaataatagtgaaaaaatatgtaaaaagtaataatagaatattaaatagtagtaaaaaataagtaaaaagtaataataaaataataaataataattgaatATGTTAAAAAGTGTTGAGATactctcaacatctaaatacacTACGATATTAAATCTTTCTTAAGCTAATATTCCCGAAATTATATCCGAATGGtataaaataatagagaaatactttttgcagtcgggagaCGTAATCAGCGTGCAGtcagctgtaaaaaaaaaattaatacgggacctacatgaaaaaaaaattatttttataactttttataattcatgtaggtcctattgaatataaaaaaaaaaatttataatttttttttattcattccgtatagCCGACTGCATGTGGCGACTATATGTAGCAaagttgaaaataatattataccaTACTGATCTTCTCAGTCTTTATAAATGGGTTGCCATGTACGTTTTGGGTGTTGACTCTCTCTTATTTCTATTATCAAGAGAAGTGATGATCTCTCTAACTCTATTGCCatatagaaattttatttacaattccTAAATAAGAATTGTATATgtagattttttattaaatgagaataaatattattttataagggatatttttataatattaaaaaatttcaaaaataaaattacctagGCCTACATTACAGTCTCTATTTGAGAACTGTAGGTAATATTGCTCGTTGTCATATGTATCTCCACTGGATTTTCCGATACTATTGTAGACTATGTAGAAGGCATTATCAAAATTTGGAGTAactagatatattttataataaaattaattttacaatttgatatATCTCATCAAGTTGggctaatttataaattttagttaaaaaatttttaattttaaaaacaagttcAACTTCCAAAACATTATGTTAGTTgagctttttattttcttttcagtttgaTCATTCTTTAGTTGACTCATTGATCCGTGATCGCAACACATATTAAGATTAAATAAAGGAAATATGGTATAAGATATTCacagatatattataaaaaattaaaaaagagtttagatgcttgtttggtttaaaacatcatatattatatctattttacagcTTTGACGAAACGTATAAGTCTATGTGTAAACCAAATATTATGTTtaatcttttgaaaaaagtatgATCGATGATGAAGGACGCACCGAACATGTTAACGTACACCGCTAGCATTTCTGTTCGGGGGCtttgttatatacagtcgtCAGAtgtagtcggcgtgcagtcggctatacggaataaataaaaaaaaattataaaatttttttttttatattcaaggggacctacatgaattataaaaagttataaaaataattttttttttatgtagattctgtattaattttttttttacagctaaCTGCACGCCGACTATATCTGCCgattgcaaaaagtatttctcttctgTTCGTAGAAAAAAAGAATTCACATTCTCCTAGGTGTCTGTTGTTGTCCGTTAATATGGTTAGCCCCGCGCCCAATGGGGGAAATTCGGCGGCGCCACTCCAAAACAGCGAGAATCAGAGTGCAGCCTTTGCCATTCACCGATTCACGtctgaaaaaacaataaaaaataagaaaaatctagttataagaGTCAATTCATTTTCCCGTTgatgcatttatttttatttaaaaaaaaattatttattaattaagaaagtaaatattagtgtattaattttttataatattttttaaaaatatttaaacatgtttaaaaaatatttgaaataaaaagcaaataaaaaaaattacaatttatactAGAGGGCACAACAAGTGGGAAAATTGAGCGGTATAGTAGCACTAccttccactttttttttttttttcacttagtggttaaagaagtatttttttaatgatgatgtgaatttaaaaaaattaaaaatataaaaaattgattaaaaaaaaaaacttttttgttcttctagGGACCATCTCGTGCTACATCCACGTAGCactgctcatatatatatatatatatatatatatatgtatgtatgtaaagaGTTATGTATATGTATGAAATCTTCAAGTATTTCATACAAAAGCATCATTTGTAAATATTAtccatgtaataataataataatactaataatctcaaaataaatatgaaaaagaatatACAGATTAAAATGCATATCTATAAACAGTCAAAAGAATATATTGAACATGATAAATTAGCATAACAGTGAGAGATCAGATAACTGATCTTTATCTAATTATACTTTTAAGTTCTTCTTATTAGATAAATACAACATTAATATTCAAGCTAATCTGCAGTATTTAATTATGCTTGTGTGAGAATTTTGAGAAAGGCTTCAAATAGTAGTGTAGCTTTGGAATCTATGGGCCAATCTAATCGGGCCTCTTGTTTTTAGAATATTCATCTATACCCATGAAGCTAGCTCCTCTAATGGATTGGGCATGGAGTGATTTCTCCAAGACCCTCTTCCTCTTGTTGATGTTATACATCCTTTTCGGCTTTCGCGTTCTCTTAGGATGGAAGCAAATGGCCATGGATCCTATGGCATTGGGAGTTTTTATTTGAGTAGCTGAGCCCTATAAAATCACGTAAAATGTGCGGCAtcttaaaaatcatttaaaaaattctcaaagattttcaatgagaatcttaaattcaaatcaaatgtcTTAGCTAGGTCTATTGGCCTTGATTTTACAGGAACGAAGAGATCACACACAATCACGTTTAagagataatatatatttcttaatggTCCCCCtctatgtatattaattatgtaTGTAGATGTGCATGGGATATGAAATGAAGCCGCCCCAGCTAGCTTGAAGGAAAATACAAATGAAAATAACCTTACCCATTGTTGAGGAAAATATCGACCACACATTTTAGCGTGTTGATTATCTTATTAATAGACAAAGTGTTCAATACAAATATAGTAGTAGTAGGACTCGTAACAAATTCTAAGATAGTGATTGATAATAGAACAAAATCTAATGAAAGTAATCCTCTAAATAACAAATTAGTCTGATGGAAGTGATCTTCTAATCTCACTCGGCTTCTTTGGCATCCTTATCCTTAACACGCCCCCAACAAGTCAAATGAAGTGGAAACTACATTGAGCTTGGAACGAAGTGTTGCAAACTTGGATGAAGACATAGACTTGATAAAGATATCTGCTAGTTGATCTTTGGATGATAAAAACTTAACTTCAGTAAGCTTCTTGGCCACCATATCTCTAACAAAATAAAAGTCAATTTCTACATGCTTTGTACGAATATAGAATACAGGATTTGCTGATAAATATGTTGCTCCTACATTGTCACACCATAAGATGGGAGGTGTTGAGGCTCTAAAGCCAAGTTCTTGTAGTAATGATTGAAGCCATCGGAGTTCATCTGCTATATTGGCAAGAGCTTTATACTTTGCTTCAATGCTTGACCGAGCAACTATAGCTTACTTTTTGCAACTCCATGAGATAAGATTCGGCTGTAAGAACACAAAAAAATCCCTTGTTGAGTGTCTGTTATCACGAGAACCTACCCAGTCATAATCGAAAAATGCTTGTGAGCAGTGTTCGTTGAATTGCAAATGGGATAATTAGGGCTTGTGCATAAACTGAGATAATTTGTTAACTGTGAAAGCTATGCTTGGCCGAGTGACTGATAAGTATTGTAAGATTCCAACTGTGCTAGTGGGGTCACTGAAATCCTCACTATCAAAGGCATTGAGATTGGTGGAAGTAGCCATTGGAGTGCTAATGGGTTTGGCCTCATGTATTTTGGTCATTTTGAGTATATCCAAAATATAACAGTTTCAAGATAATATGAGCTGCCTGTGAGAAGTAGGTTCCTCAATACCCAAGAAAAAATTCAGATTGCCTAAGTCTTTGATTGCAAAGTCACAATGCAGAGTATTTGACAAGTCATCAATGGCATGCTTGTGTGAATGAGTGATCaaaatgtcatccacataaatAAGTATATACATTGCGTACCTGGATGAGGTATGAATGAATAAACAAGCATCTGACCATGAACCATGGAAACCTATGTCCAGTAGATGACTGCTTAGGCATAAAACCCAGGCccttggagcttgttttagcGCATATAGTACTTTTTGTAATTTGCAGACGTGGTTTGGAAATTGTGAGTGTACATACCCTTGAAGTTGGGTCATGAAGACCTCCCCTGACAGTGTACCATGTAAAAAAGCATTGTACACATCAATTTGCTGAATCTCTCTGCTTGAAGAGATAGCAATGGACAAGACTATTCTTACCATTATGGATTTGATCACTAGACTGTAGGTGTTTGAGAAATCAACACCAGATTGCTGAAGAAAGCCCTTG includes:
- the LOC122290955 gene encoding uncharacterized protein LOC122290955, with the protein product MGVIRGVKVTRGGTSINHLLFADDCILFGIATMEEWNSLQGILKVYEKASGQFLNKEKTSVFFSINTPGVVKSSILAAGNSVACGSYERYLGLPAVVGRSKDEESVTHVLWECQAANDVWALSLNGVHKWKRGGMEFLQLWEKLLEGLDKNRLEEVAVQIRRVWLRRNTFVFENKLTCPRRLVSAATEALEEFKRANRRQGAVNQQDHRPSSRAGWVKPSAEFVKVNWDASTDLKRRRMGMGVIMRDENADPLLAVCDSRSNILTAEVAECYALWKPLQVCSELNVQKVIFEGDAKAIIEAVKNNEEDWSDIDPLIEDIRNVLSNRKDWFIQFDYRERNIVAHNLAKAALNLVRKEFGWKRFQIV